The Flavivirga eckloniae genomic interval TGAAACTTGGACACCCGTTTGGGGAGAAGAAAAGGACATTCGAAACCACTACAATGAATTGGCCGTAAGCTTAAAACAAGGAGGGACAGATAGAATATTAATAGTTCGTTTTAGGCTGTTCAATGAAGGTTTGGGCTTTCGTTATGAGTTTCCTAAACAGGGGAAATTGGTTTATTTTGTAATTAAAGAAGAGCATACGCAATTCGCCATGACGGGCGATCATACAGCTTTCTGGATTCCGGGAGATTACGATACGCAGGAATTCGATTATACAGAATCAAAACTATCAGAAATAAGAGAAAAATTTGATGCAGCCTATACCGATAATGCATCGCAGGAGCAATTTTCTAAAACAGGTGTACAAACCGCTTTGATGATGAAAACCAAAGATGGTTTGTACATTAATTTGCATGAAGCGGCATTGATTAATTATGCCTGTATGCATTTAAATCTAGATGAAGAAAACATGGTGTTTCAGTCTTGGTTAACTCCCGATGCAAATGGTGATAAAGGTTATATGCAAGCTCCAAGTAAATCGCCATGGAGAACTATTATGGTAAGTGACGATGCCAGGGATATTCTAGCTTCCAGAATGACATTAAATCTTAATGATCCATGTAAAATTGAAGATACTTCATGGATAAAACCTGTAAAGTACGTTGGCGTTTGGTGGGAGATGATTACTGGAAAAGGATCGTGGGCTTATACAGATGAGTTACCAGCAATTGAATTAGGCGTAACCAATTACTCTAAAGTAGGTGCCAGTGCTAAGCATTCTGCCAATAATAAAAACGTAAAACGATATATAGATTTTGCCTCAAAGTATGGTTTTGATGGCGTTTTGGTAGAAGGCTGGAATGAAGGTTGGGAAGATTGGTTTGGGAAGTCGAAAGATTATGTGTTTGATTTTGTAACCCCTTATCCAGACTTTGATGTAGAGGAAATTCATAAGTACGCCAAATCTAAAGGCGTTAAAATGATCATGCACCATGAAACCTCTGGTTCAACAAGAAATTACGAACGCCATATGGATAAGGCCTATCAATTTATGAAAGATAATGGATACGATGCAGTTAAAAGTGGCTATGTTGGAGATATTTTACCACGAGGCGAGCATCATTACAGCCAGTGGACGGTAAACCACTATCAATATGCTCTTGAAAAAGCAGCGGATTATAAAATTATGATAAATGCACATGAAGCTGTAAGACCAACAGGAATTTGTAGAACCTATCCCAATTTAATTGGTAACGAATCTGCCAGAGGTACGGAGTTTCAGGCTTTTGGAGGTTCTAAACCCAATCATGTTACCGTGTTGCCTTTTACACGTTTAATCGGTGGTCCGATGGATTATACACCAGGAATTTTTGAAATGGATATAAGTAAACTAAACCCTAACAACAATTCTCATGTAAACAGTACCATAGCCAATCAATTGGCATTATATGTAACGATGTACAGTCCGTTGCAAATGGCAGCAGATTTACCCGAGCATTACGAGCAATTTATAGATGCCTTTCAGTTTATAAAAGACGTGGCTTTAGACTGGGATGAGAGTGTGTATTTAGAAGCAGAGCCGGGGAGGCATATCACGATTGCCCGTAAGGAAAAAGGTAGTAGTAATTGGTTTGTAGGCAATGTAAATGGTAAAAAAGCTAGAACTGCTAGTTTTAAATTTGATTTCCTCGAAAAAGGGAAAAAATATATGGCAACCATTTATGCCGATGCCAAAGATGCTCATTATAAAACCAATCCGCAAGCCTATACGATTAGAACAAAAAAAGTGACAAGTAAATCGAAACTGTCACAGCTATCCGTTCCTGGTGGGGGCTTTGCTATTAGCATTAAAGAAATAAAATAACACCTTAATCTATGAGACATAAGTATAGAAAATATCAAACAAAACAATGGGTTTTAATTGCTTTGTCATTTGTACTGATGCTAAGTACATCCTGCAAAAAGCAAAATAGCTCATCTGTTAACGAACCAGAGATACCAGTTGAGGTTGTTGAAAAACAAGATATTTTACGTGTTGAACCTCCAAATTGGTGGATAGGATTTAAAAATACAACACTACAACTTTTAGTACAGCATCCGAACATTTCAGAATGGGCACCGGAGGTTTCCTATACAGGCGTTTCTATTGAAAAAATACATCAAGCAGATAGTCCGAATTATCTTTTTATAGATTTAAACATTTCTGAAACAGCAAAAGCAGGAAAGTTTAACATCATCTTTAAAAAAGAAAATACGGATGATTTGATTTGTACCTATGAGTTAAAATCCAGAGAAAAACCATCTGAAGATTATATCGGATTTGATAGTAGTGATGCGGTGTACCTTATAACGCCAGATAGGTTTGCGAATGGTAATCCTGATAATGACACCAATACCGATTTACAGGAGAAAACGATTGATAGAACCAACAATTATGCACGTCATGGAGGTGATTTAGCGGGCATAATAAATCATTTGAACTACATTGATGATTTAGGTTTTACAGCCATTTGGTCGTGTCCGTTATTAACCAACGATATGCCAGAGAGCTCTTATCATGGTTATGCTATAACCGATTACTATGAGGTAGATCCCAGATACGGTACATTAAACGATTACAAATCATTGGCTCAAGAAATGTCTAAAAGAGGCATGAAATTAATCATGGATCAGGTTGCTAATCACTGTGGTTTAGGGCATTGGTGGATAAAGGATTTACCATTTAAGGATTGGGTGAATTATCAGGAAATCTATGAGGAGCACAAGGATTCGTGGACTAATGAGGTAACCATAAAATCGAATCATAAACGCACGAACAATCAGGATTTATATGCATCTAAAAAGGATAAAGCGGCTTTAACCGACGGGTGGTTTGTCTCTGCCATGCCCGATTTAAATCAGCGTAATCCCTTCATGGCTCAATATATTGTTCAAAATAGTATTTGGTGGGTGGAAACCGTTGGACTAGGAGGTATAAGACAAGATACTTACCCGTATCCCGATAAGGATTTTATGAGCGATTGGGCTGGTGCTATTATGAACGAATACCCTAATTTTAGTATTGTGGGTGAGGAGTGGAGTTACAACCCTTTACTTATTGGGTACTGGCAAGAAGGCGCTAATAACCGGGATGGTTATGATTCTAATTTAAAATCTTCTATGGATTTCGCCATGCAAAGCTTGATTTTGCAGGGTTTAAATGAACCTGAATCATGGGATCAAGGTTTGGTGAAATTGTATGAAGGTTTGGCTAACGATTTTCATTATGCATCGCCTAAGGACATTATGCTTTTTCTAGATAATCACGATATGAGCCGTGTTTTTACACAATTAAAAGGTGATATTGTTAATACAAAAATGGCTTTAAGTTACGTGCTTACATTACCTCGAATTCCACAAATATATTATGGTACTGAGGTATTGATGAACGATTTTGAAAAACCGGGCGATCATGGTTTAATTAGAACAGATTTCCCGGGAGGCTGGGAAGGAGATACTACAAATGCATTTACCGGTGCTGGACTTACTGAGGTTCAAAAAGAAGTACAGTCTTATTTAAAAACATTGTTAAACTTTAGAAAATCTTGTAAAGCTATTCAAGAAGGGAAAACGGTGCATTTTTCTCCCGAAAATGGTGTATACGTTTTGTTTAGAATATTGGGAGATGAAACGGTGGTTCATATTATAAATAAGAACGAGAAACCTATTGAACTGGATTTAAACAGGTTTGAAGAAATGAATTTAAAAGGAAAGGTACTTAAGGATGTTATTTCTGGAAAGGCTGTTGTATGGCTAGATAGTTTAAAGTTAGAAACTAAAGGAAGTATTATTTTAGTAACAAAAGATTAAAATAAAGTATCTTAACGCAAGTTTGACCTAGCGATGTAAAAGTTAATAGCTAAATTTTGTGTCATACTGAGCACAGTTGAAGCCTGCCTTATTTTAAAAGTAATTAAGATTAAACCATATTCATGAGAACAACAAAAAAATTAATACTGCTTATAATGATGATGCTTCTTGCTTTTTCATGTAAAAATGAAAAAACAACTAAAGCATTACCTAATACGGCATCACCAGAAACGGAGTCTGTAGAACTTGAAGAAAAAGAAGAAACTTTAGTTGAAATGACTCCAATAACCAATGATATTCTGGAAACAGCGATCATTTATGAAGCCAATATTAGGCAGTATTCTCCTGAAGGTACTTTTAATGCCTTTACAAAGGATATTCCAGAATTAAAGGAACTTGGGGTAAAGATTATTTGGCTTATGCCGGTATTTCCAATATCTAAAACCAAAAGAAAAGCTACTGGGGGTGAGTTCGCCAGTTTAATTGAAGATGAAGCGGAACGTGCTAAGATGCTGGGGAGTTATTATGCTGTTACCGATTATACAAAAATTAACCCAGAATTTGGTACTATAAAAGATTTTAGAGCTTTGGTTAACGAAGCTCATAAACATGGTATATATGTTATTTTAGATTGGGTTCCTAACCATACTGGGTGGGATCATGAGTGGTTAAAGAATCATCCTGAGTATTATACACAGAACGGTAAGGGCGAAGTAATACATCCAGACGAAACCGATTGGACTGATGTAGCCGATTTAAATTATGACAATACCGACATGCGCAAGGAAATGATTGCCGATATGGGTTATTGGATTACAGAGCAAGGTGTTGATGGATTTAGATGTGATGTTGCAGGTTCTGTACCATTAGATTTTTGGGAAGAGGCTATTCCGCAATTACGATCGAAAAAAGACATTTTTATGCTAGCAGAAGCCTGGGAGCCTGAACTTTTAAAAGCCAATCTATTTGATATGGCTTATGCCTGGGAAGGCCACCATTTATTAAACGACATGGCTAACGAGAAAAAGTCTTTAATGGATTGGGATAAGTACGCTACAAAAGTTATAACAGATTACGAACGAGATGATATTCTTATGAATTTTCTAACGAACCATGATGAAAATTCATGGAATGGAACAATACAAGAGCGTATGGGAGATGCTTCGGAACTTATGACTGTTTTTAGTTATATCATTCCGGGAATGCCTTTAATCTATTCAGGTCAAGAATATGGTTTAAATCACCGTTTAAAATTCTTTGAAAAAGATTCTATTTCTAAGACTAAGGGCAGACAGTGGGAGGTGTTGAAAAAGCTAGGGACTCTTAAAAATACACACGAAGCTTTAAATGGAGGGAAACAATCAGCTTCTTACCTTATTTTCGAAACGGATAATAAATATGTGTTGAAGTATATTAGGAGTAAAGCAGGAAAAAAAATTACGTTTATAGCCAATTTTTCAAGTAAGCCGCAAACTTTTAAAATGACCAGTGCAGGGAAGTTTCTGGATTATATGACCCGTGAAGAAGTACAGTTTAATAATAAAAACGTAACACTTGATCCTTGGGGATATAAAGTTTTAACCGATTTATAAGAGGTTTAAAGTGGGGAATAAAAAAAACAAGAGATCGTATAAAAAGATTTAGATGTCCGTTCGATTTCGCAGTCGAGAACTTTTTAATGTTCTTTATTTTAAGACATCTCGACTGCGCTCGATGTGACACTATTAGTATCTAATACTTTTTAGACGATCTCTTGCTAAAGTTGGATTTAATTGGTTTATCGTTTTCTAACACTACCAGAAGAGTTATTACTTTTATCTACTTTTTCTGGATTTCCGTAATATTTTATATCCCCGCCGCTAGTAGCTTTTGCTGTAAGTTCTTTAGACGTGTTTACGGTAATATCTGCACCACTAGTGGCTTTTACATGGCTGGACTCAGAAATTAAGTCTGCAGCTTTAATATCGCTACCACTGGTAGCTTCAGCAATAAGCTTGGTCGTTTTTCCAGATAAGCGTAAGTCGCTACCACTAGTAGATTTACAATTTAATTCCGTTGTGTTCACCTCAAGTCTCATATCGCTGCCACTGGTAGATTTAAGATCTAATCTTTCGGCTGTAATAACATTAGTAGAATATACATCGCTTCCGCTAGTCGATATAATACTTGAAACATCTTTAAAACTTACCATCACTTTTTTTGATGAGGCTTTGCCGATATTCCTTTTGGTGTGAATTTTTAAAATGTCATTCACAACTTCTACTACAATAAGGTCTTGAAGGTTTTCATCTGCTTCAACAGAAACACTTTCGCTATCACCTTGTGTTAGGTATACGTCTAAACCTTCTGTAGCTTTAATAGTTGAAAAAGGTTCGCGAATGGTTCTATCTTCAGTTACAACGTTTCCATTTCCACGAACTCCAGTGTTGAAGTTCATATCGAAATTGCAAGAAAAAAGCGTTAAACTCAAGATGGTTGCTAAAATAAACTTAACTAATGTTGTCATAATTGCTTGTTTTTTGATTGATGTTCTTTCTTATTCAAATATCTTATAAATGATTGTTGATTAGTAATTAAGATATCTGAACTGTTTGTTTTTAATGATGAATTGTTATTCGTCTTTTGATTTTATATTAATACCGTCTGAATCTATTTTAACTTCTATGTCGTCATCTTCACCAGAAACCCCTTTTTTATTAATTTTTATATTAACATCGGCGTCTTTTATCTCTAAACCTGTACTGTCAAGTTTAACAACAGAATCTTCATCGTGAACATCGATATCAACTTTATAAGGTTCTTCAACAGGACAGTCTAAACATGTAATGCCATCTTCTGTGATTAACAAATAGTGATCGGCATCTGCAGATGTTACAATATTCCCATTATAAGTTCTATGATTTAGAAATGATTTTGTATTCGTATTAAAGTTAACTATGCTTCCCTCTGGTAAATAGAGTTTTACAAAAACTTCTTGATCACTATATTTGTTTTCAGCAGATGTTGTTAAATAGGAGTCTAGCAATAACTCATTTCCGTTAAAAGCGTAGTTGTAGTTTATATTTTTAGCACGTTCAATCGCTTTTTCATAACTTCTCCCATCGGCACTTTTCTCTATACCTATTTTAGCTATAGAGTCGGTAGTTGATTTAACAAGTACTCTAATATCCGATCTATAAATAGTTGGTTCTCCATTTTCGCCATTTATAACTTTAAAATCATGATTTCTGTAATAGCTATTCGCATAGAACTCACTTTCCAGCATTTTAATTTTTATGGTATCGTTAGCCTTTATGTTTAATTCTTGCTTTACGATCACGTGCTCGTCAAAGGCATGTTCGCTGGCTTGTCTTACACCTATAACTACTAATCCTATAATGGAAATTAACCACAAGCCCAGTAATGTGAACTTAGCAATGTTACCAATCGATTTTAAGTTGTTTATAAGTATTTTTAAACCCAAATAGAATAGGAAAAAGAAAGGGATACCAACAGCAAAGAAAGTAAATAAGGAGGCCAACCATACAGGAGTATTTCCGGCATTAACAGTATCTACCAGATCAAGATCAACGCCCGGAATATGTATAAAGTCTACTACACCTAAAGAAAACAACGTGATAATTAAAGCTATAATGGTTACGGCTCCTATAAACATTAAGATAACACCTATAAACTTTGCAAAAATCTTTAAGAAGAACATAATGACTTCTCCCAAGGTATCGAAAAACGTTTTAGAGCTTGATTTTATCTTACTTCCCTGCTTTTTAAAATCTACATTTTTCGCTGCGCTGGACACTGAGTCTGATACGTTTTTTGCAGCGGCCCCAACCGTATCAGTTACATTTTTTGCGACATCGGTTACATTTTCAAAACCATCTTTAATCTTTTTTTCAATATTACTAATGTTAACAGGTTCTCCCGTCATCATTATTTTTTCGGCAGTGGTTTTAGCTTCAGGTACTAAAATCCATAATAAAATGTATAGAAGAACACCTGTTCCGGCAGCACTAAATAATATAATCCAGGCCAAACGAACCCATACAGCTTCAACACCAAAATAATGACCTAAACCAGACGATACACCACCTACATAGGAGTTGTCTACATCTCTATATAGCTTTTTAATTGGAGCCGATTTGGGTTGGTAAGCCGCTTGAGGTTCATCTTCAAATATTTCATCGTCAACCAAATAATCTTCTGGTTGCCCCATAATTGAAATAATTTCGTCTACTTCCTTAATGCGTATAACTTCTTTGTTATTTTGAACACGCTCGTTAAAAAGTTCTGCGATACGAGCCTCTATGTCTGCTATAATTTCAGAGCGGCCTTGAGAATCTGTAAATGAACGTTTTATAGCCTCAAGATAGCGTTGTAATTTTAGGTATGCATCTTCATCGATGTGGAAGAATATACCAGCTAAATTTATATTGACAGTTTTATTCATTTTTTTGTTGTTTTTTGGCTTGTTACTATATTCACTGCATTTTGTAGTTCGCTCCAGGTTGTACTTAACTCCTTTAAAAATAGTTTCCCTGTTTCTGTTAAACCATAGTATTTTCTTGGTGGTCCAGATGTAGATTCTTCCCATCTGTAGTTTAAGAGTCCCGCATTTTTAAGTCGTGTGAGTAAAGGGTAAATAGTACCTTCTACTACGAGTAGCTTTGCGTCTTTAAGTGTACTTAGAATTTCTGCAACATACGCATCGTCATCTTTCAATACAGAAAGTATGCAAAATTCTAACACACCTTTGCGCATTTGCGCTTTTGTGTTTTCTATCTTCATAGTCTAAAGCGTTTTAATATTATGAAACTGTTCATTTTTTGATTGATTTGATTTGATGAAAACCGAAACTTCGGCTAAATGTTTTGTTAGATTTGAGGTTTATCTATTTTATAAAATTTATAGTTAACGGATAATTATATAGTTCGCCATCTCTTGCCTTTAAACTAGCATTGATAATAAAAATGAGTTCCAATATAAAACCTATTACGGCAAGGAACCCTAATCCACCTCCAATATAAAATAATGGGGAGGGCTCGCCAATGTTAATATGAAAATTGTCGAAT includes:
- a CDS encoding alpha-amylase family glycosyl hydrolase, producing the protein MRTTKKLILLIMMMLLAFSCKNEKTTKALPNTASPETESVELEEKEETLVEMTPITNDILETAIIYEANIRQYSPEGTFNAFTKDIPELKELGVKIIWLMPVFPISKTKRKATGGEFASLIEDEAERAKMLGSYYAVTDYTKINPEFGTIKDFRALVNEAHKHGIYVILDWVPNHTGWDHEWLKNHPEYYTQNGKGEVIHPDETDWTDVADLNYDNTDMRKEMIADMGYWITEQGVDGFRCDVAGSVPLDFWEEAIPQLRSKKDIFMLAEAWEPELLKANLFDMAYAWEGHHLLNDMANEKKSLMDWDKYATKVITDYERDDILMNFLTNHDENSWNGTIQERMGDASELMTVFSYIIPGMPLIYSGQEYGLNHRLKFFEKDSISKTKGRQWEVLKKLGTLKNTHEALNGGKQSASYLIFETDNKYVLKYIRSKAGKKITFIANFSSKPQTFKMTSAGKFLDYMTREEVQFNNKNVTLDPWGYKVLTDL
- a CDS encoding glycoside hydrolase family 13 protein is translated as MRHKYRKYQTKQWVLIALSFVLMLSTSCKKQNSSSVNEPEIPVEVVEKQDILRVEPPNWWIGFKNTTLQLLVQHPNISEWAPEVSYTGVSIEKIHQADSPNYLFIDLNISETAKAGKFNIIFKKENTDDLICTYELKSREKPSEDYIGFDSSDAVYLITPDRFANGNPDNDTNTDLQEKTIDRTNNYARHGGDLAGIINHLNYIDDLGFTAIWSCPLLTNDMPESSYHGYAITDYYEVDPRYGTLNDYKSLAQEMSKRGMKLIMDQVANHCGLGHWWIKDLPFKDWVNYQEIYEEHKDSWTNEVTIKSNHKRTNNQDLYASKKDKAALTDGWFVSAMPDLNQRNPFMAQYIVQNSIWWVETVGLGGIRQDTYPYPDKDFMSDWAGAIMNEYPNFSIVGEEWSYNPLLIGYWQEGANNRDGYDSNLKSSMDFAMQSLILQGLNEPESWDQGLVKLYEGLANDFHYASPKDIMLFLDNHDMSRVFTQLKGDIVNTKMALSYVLTLPRIPQIYYGTEVLMNDFEKPGDHGLIRTDFPGGWEGDTTNAFTGAGLTEVQKEVQSYLKTLLNFRKSCKAIQEGKTVHFSPENGVYVLFRILGDETVVHIINKNEKPIELDLNRFEEMNLKGKVLKDVISGKAVVWLDSLKLETKGSIILVTKD
- a CDS encoding head GIN domain-containing protein — protein: MTTLVKFILATILSLTLFSCNFDMNFNTGVRGNGNVVTEDRTIREPFSTIKATEGLDVYLTQGDSESVSVEADENLQDLIVVEVVNDILKIHTKRNIGKASSKKVMVSFKDVSSIISTSGSDVYSTNVITAERLDLKSTSGSDMRLEVNTTELNCKSTSGSDLRLSGKTTKLIAEATSGSDIKAADLISESSHVKATSGADITVNTSKELTAKATSGGDIKYYGNPEKVDKSNNSSGSVRKR
- a CDS encoding PadR family transcriptional regulator, with the protein product MKIENTKAQMRKGVLEFCILSVLKDDDAYVAEILSTLKDAKLLVVEGTIYPLLTRLKNAGLLNYRWEESTSGPPRKYYGLTETGKLFLKELSTTWSELQNAVNIVTSQKTTKK
- a CDS encoding glycoside hydrolase family 97 protein, producing the protein MKSLFILYVTLLFSAFNLVNSQELKSPNGALTMNFCLTDDGSPTYQLFYKDKEVIKRSALGFELKDDPKSLLNDFSILKVEHASFDETWTPVWGEEKDIRNHYNELAVSLKQGGTDRILIVRFRLFNEGLGFRYEFPKQGKLVYFVIKEEHTQFAMTGDHTAFWIPGDYDTQEFDYTESKLSEIREKFDAAYTDNASQEQFSKTGVQTALMMKTKDGLYINLHEAALINYACMHLNLDEENMVFQSWLTPDANGDKGYMQAPSKSPWRTIMVSDDARDILASRMTLNLNDPCKIEDTSWIKPVKYVGVWWEMITGKGSWAYTDELPAIELGVTNYSKVGASAKHSANNKNVKRYIDFASKYGFDGVLVEGWNEGWEDWFGKSKDYVFDFVTPYPDFDVEEIHKYAKSKGVKMIMHHETSGSTRNYERHMDKAYQFMKDNGYDAVKSGYVGDILPRGEHHYSQWTVNHYQYALEKAADYKIMINAHEAVRPTGICRTYPNLIGNESARGTEFQAFGGSKPNHVTVLPFTRLIGGPMDYTPGIFEMDISKLNPNNNSHVNSTIANQLALYVTMYSPLQMAADLPEHYEQFIDAFQFIKDVALDWDESVYLEAEPGRHITIARKEKGSSNWFVGNVNGKKARTASFKFDFLEKGKKYMATIYADAKDAHYKTNPQAYTIRTKKVTSKSKLSQLSVPGGGFAISIKEIK
- a CDS encoding PspC domain-containing protein; its protein translation is MNKTVNINLAGIFFHIDEDAYLKLQRYLEAIKRSFTDSQGRSEIIADIEARIAELFNERVQNNKEVIRIKEVDEIISIMGQPEDYLVDDEIFEDEPQAAYQPKSAPIKKLYRDVDNSYVGGVSSGLGHYFGVEAVWVRLAWIILFSAAGTGVLLYILLWILVPEAKTTAEKIMMTGEPVNISNIEKKIKDGFENVTDVAKNVTDTVGAAAKNVSDSVSSAAKNVDFKKQGSKIKSSSKTFFDTLGEVIMFFLKIFAKFIGVILMFIGAVTIIALIITLFSLGVVDFIHIPGVDLDLVDTVNAGNTPVWLASLFTFFAVGIPFFFLFYLGLKILINNLKSIGNIAKFTLLGLWLISIIGLVVIGVRQASEHAFDEHVIVKQELNIKANDTIKIKMLESEFYANSYYRNHDFKVINGENGEPTIYRSDIRVLVKSTTDSIAKIGIEKSADGRSYEKAIERAKNINYNYAFNGNELLLDSYLTTSAENKYSDQEVFVKLYLPEGSIVNFNTNTKSFLNHRTYNGNIVTSADADHYLLITEDGITCLDCPVEEPYKVDIDVHDEDSVVKLDSTGLEIKDADVNIKINKKGVSGEDDDIEVKIDSDGINIKSKDE